In Pan troglodytes isolate AG18354 chromosome 20, NHGRI_mPanTro3-v2.0_pri, whole genome shotgun sequence, the genomic window AAGCACATCCTCATCAGACTCAATACACCAAAGCACATCCTCATCAGACACCTCAATACACCAAAGCACATCCTCATCAGACACCTCAATACACCAAAGCACATCCTCATCAGACACCTCAATACACCAAAGCACATCCTCATCAGACTCCTCAATACACCAAAGCACATCCTCATCAGACACCTCAATACACCAAAGCATATCCTCATCAGACTCAATACACCAAAGCACATCCTCATCAGACACCTCAATACACCAAAGCACATCCTCATCAGACTGCTCAAAACCAGTGGTACTGAAAAATCTTCAAAGCAGTTGGAGGAAAAAAACCAAGAGAGGACTGAAGATTTCCTGCTGGAGGCAGGGCAAGCTGGAAGACAGAAGACCTTGTACATCTGAAGAAAACGTCAGCAGGCTGCGGCGCTCCAATGAAAACTCCTCTACGCCCATCCCCAAACACCCAGGTTGCCCAGTGGCTGGCCCTGGTTCTCACAGCTCCTGGCACAGGCTCACCAGCAAGACCCCTGACTCTCCCACACCCATCATGCAAGTGGTCCTGGTCCTTCACCAATAGTCCCTGAGGCCAAGCCACAGTCACCTCCCAGCTGGGGGCCGGCCCTCCCCATATCCCATCACCATGCATGCCCACATTTCCCTCACTGATGTGGACAATATGCAACCCAACCAGGCTGCACCGTCCCACAGGGCGCTATTAACAATGCAGACCTCAGCCGGGCGcgatgtctcacgcctgtaatcccagcactttgggaggccgaggcgggagaacacaaggtcaagagatagagaccatcctggccaataaggagaaaccccatctctacaaaaaatacaaaaagtagctgggcatggtggcgggtgcctgtaatcccagctactcgggaggctgaggcaggagaatcgcgtgaactcaggaggcggaggttgcagtgagccgagatcgcaccactgcactccagcctggcgacagtgtgagaccctgtctaaaaaaaaaaaagcaaaacaaaacaaaaaaacaatgcaGACCTAAAGTAGCTTCCACACCAAGAACAAAACTTGGCCTCATGACCTACTGTCCCCACCCCGCCCAACCTCTGCCCTCTGTGCCCTCAGCTTCTCCTGGAGACCCAGGCCTCTGTCCTCTGCATCTGCTGTCACGCCTGCCAGGCCTCTCGGCAAACTTTCAGCAAAGGAGGCCCATTCTCCTTCATGTTTCAGCTTAAATATCACTTCTAGGAGGCTGCCCCGACCACCTCTACTCAGACGTGGGCCCTCCTCACATCCCGTCATCGTGGCCACAATTCCCTTACTGACGTGAACAATACGTAGCCCACCACGTCATGCCCCCGGTGCACCCCCTCGCCCGTGTTGCTCACGACTTATCCTGGACCCTCCAAGAGACATGCAGGCCCCCAAGTGAGATGACAAGGACACCTGCCGCCCCAGCCCCCACCCGATCCACCACAAGGCACCCCGGGCTTCAAATCaagtttaataaataaaacagcaaaggGGGGTTCAAGGCAGTTATCACTTCACAGTGTGGTCCTTGGTGGGGTGAGGGATGGTCGAGTCCAACTCGGAAAGGGGCTCGAGCACAAGAGGCTGGACGACACCCGGGGCAGGGTGCGCCGCCGCCCACGGAGGACCCCACTCCAACGtgtaaacagaaacagaaacaaatgagGGGGCCAGGGAGGAGGGGGACCAGGACTCCAAGCCATCTTGCTAGGAAGCTTCCCACAGAAGGAAGACCTGCAGGGCTGGGGAAACAGGCTGGAGTCTGGCCCCTGCgtggccagcagggctggctcctCCGGAGGCTCCCTGCCTTGGTACCGGGGGAGGACAGCAAAGGGGGATGTAAATCACCTGTCTCCTCAAACCCACGCCTGGGGTTGCTGAGGGACCCCACCCCAACCGCTCAGGATCGGGGAGCAGGGATGGAGAGGGAAGAGGCAGGTGGGGGTGTAAAGTGCGGCTTTTCCTGAAGTGGAGACAATGGGGTGGGAAGgcgaggctggggtgggggccggACAGCGAGGTATATGGCTCTGTGCCCCACGGGGTTGGCACTGAGTAGCAGCTGCCCACGacccccagggctggggcagccCGTGGCCCTGCCGGGTGTGGAGAGACAGAGCCAAGCAGGGAGCTGAGGGCGCCCCGGCGGAGGCTGCTGGTGCGGGGCAGGGCGTCCTGCCCGTCTCCCCGCTGGGGCAGTGACGCCTTCCCTCGCCTCTGCTGGCTGGAAGGGACTAGGTGGCCGGCTCTGCCCTGCGTCCCAACGGCGGGGTCTTTTCTGTCCCCGGCTGCCCGACGGATCCCACGTGCAGGCAGCGGCCTGGACCCGGGTGGCAGTGCCGGGCGCTGACGGCGCTGGGTGGGGCCATGGGTCCATTCTGTGTGGACAGGGGCGAGGGCTCACGGCCCAGCCACCTCACCCCAGTCCTGACGTGTTCTGAAGCAGAAGGAGGTGCTACCCCAAGGCccagggggtggggaaggggtcaGGAAGACTGACAGAGGCGGGCCCAGCGGCAGCGCTAAGTCCAGTCTGGGCCGCATACGCCGCCCGCGGCCAGGAGTCAGCAGGTCATCACGTTACAGCTGCAGGGGAGAGACCAAGAGAGACGCAGAGAGTGTCAGTGCGGCCCCACGTGCCTGCACAGCCCAGTGCTGAGCGCTGGACTCGAGACTCCCAGCCTTGCCTCCCCCACAGCCTATGGCAGCCGGGCCCGGGGTGCCCTGAGGGGAGCTGGTGGCTGGAGCAGGGGTGGGACAGCCTGGCACCTGCCCCCATTTGTGGAGAATGTGGACCACATGAATGTATTCTCCAGTCAAAAAATACATACAAGTAAAGAATAAACCTAAAGACACACTGAGAGCCTGCTCGTGGAGCCACACTGTCCTCGGGTCCTTGGGGCAAATGCCTCCCACCCTCCTCTGCTCAGCCTGAGGGCTGGGGGGACCTCGGTTGGAGTGTTGCGGAGGCCCTGGGCATGGGGTGGCACTCACTGTGACAGGGGCTCCGAGTGTAGCCCGGGGGCCGGGCACGTGGGGTGGGCGGCCAGGAAGGGGTTCACGTCCCCAATGCCGATGAGTCCAAACTCGGTGACCGACAAAGCCACCTGTGCAGGGGCCACAGTCTCCTCCGGATCCCCGCTCaggtccacatggctggagaTAAGGGGCAGCTCCTTGGGCAGGGCGAAGTCCACGGCCAGCCTTGGGCTGGCGTCTGGCTCCGGAGCAGTGACAGCTGGCTGGTATGAGGCTGGGTCGGCCAGGGCTGGGGGCCGATGGGACAGGGGTACAACGGGGGACTCATCCAGCTGCTGGAAGGAACACGGCCCTGGCTCCGAGGACGGGAGTCCATCAGAGGCCACTCCGGGCTCATCGAGACCACCGGCCGTGCCATCCACGCTCAGTGGATCTGTGAAAGAGAATGCAACAGAGGGTGGGGCCTGCCCACAGCCGCGGATCCTGTGCAGGCTCCTGCCTAACTTTGCTGGGTCCAGCAAAGCCTGTGGATCCCTCCCCAGAAAAGCCTCCACACAAATACAAAAGACACCAGTTACACTGAAATCCGGAGCCCCAGGTTAAGGGTCTCAGCTTTAGAAGTAGATTTTAGTTCATCAGACCCACAGTGGGTCACAACCCACATCTTTAAAAAGAGCAGAATACAATAGACTTAGGTGTAAACAATGCCGGGGGCACTGCAGAGGGTAAATACAGGGTCTGTGGAATACACAGACTTAGGTGTAAACAATGCCGGGGAGTGCACTGCGAGGGTTAATACAGGGTCTGTGGAATACACAGACTTAGGTGTAAACAATGCCGGGGGCACTGCAGAGGGTAAATACAGGGTCTGTGGAATACACAGACTTAGGTGTAAACAATGCCGGGGGCACTGCGAGGGTTAATACAGGGTCTGTGGAAGTTTTGTTCCCACAGGCAGCGCAAGGGGCCTCACCACAATTCTAGGAAGTAGCCGAGGTGGACACCCTTTGGCAAACAAACCATGGAAACAACCAGACTCTGGAAATGGGGGACCCTCCCAGACTCAACCATCTAAACACAGAGCCAGAAAGCAAAGGATCCTCGTTTGCACCCTCCCCGTGTGGGTCTCCACCTTCGGACGCCACATCAGACACCACCACCGGACATGGTCCCTACCCGAGGCCCTGCTGTGCTCCGTCATGGCCTCAGGTGCAAGATCCTGGCGACGGCTCCAGACACCCTGTCCTTCCTGAGTGTCCTGGTGACGGGCTAAGTCCCCACCCTGGGGCAGGAAGGCCCTCCCCGGAGACTGAGGCCTGGTAAATACCCCAACCTCACCATATGGGGCTCCCCAGCAGTGGGGCCACATGCACCCCTCCAGCAAGCCCAGAGGGTAAGCGTaatccctgccctcccctctcccagCCAGGTGTACAGAGCGGCATCCACATCACGTGGCTGCCCTCCGCCACCCAGACGCCCACTCCTCCTGGCGAGGCTGGCCCAGCACAGGGCGCCAGGCAGGAGAGGCTCCACCGGGCCTCAGTCACGGCTCCAGACCCGTGGCCACCCCCAGGGCAGGAGATACTCCCCAAGCCTCACCTGTGCGCATCCCAGTCAGGGTGTCCTGCTCCGGGCGCGGACGGCCGGGGCCATCGGGGTCGCTGCCATCCAGGTCCTGGTCTGCGTCCCTGTGGGGAGAGGGCGCCATGAGGGGCAGCAGACAGGACGGACGCCCCCACCCAAGAGGTGCCGCCCAGGCGCCCACGTGCCCACCCCCGGCGGGGTGGCCGCGTGTCGTTACTGCTGGGGAGTGCTGCACGCACGTGGTTCCGGACGGGACGTACTTCCTCCGGCCCAGTCGCGTCTGCTGGGCGAAGTAGTCGTAGCGCTCCGACTTCTTCCACAGGTAGTAGTACTCGACACACTCGCCCACTGACCGTGTGCGCACCTGCGGGGAGGGGTCAGGAGCCATCTGTGTCCCCGGCTGCCCAGCCCCGGCACCTGCACCACCATCCCAGGACGTCCTGGGACCCCGGGACAGCACAGAAGGAGCACAGCACCCATCACTCTCAGATAACGCAAGAGCCCCCGACCCATGACCCCAACAGGCCCACAGGCTATGCCCACCACAGGGAACAGGGGCTTGGAGCACTGTGGCACTGCCTCCTGTTTCAAGCCCCCTCAGAGCCCTCCAGCTCCTGGCTTGAGACCCCTCTTTCCCTTCTGTAGCATCAGCCAGACAAACGTACCCTCCAGGCCTCTGTCTACTGCTCACCCACCCCATCCCAGACCATGAGCCACCGGCCAGTTGCGTCCACCTCATCTGCCTGCTTCTCACAGGCCcggggtgggagtgggagtgaCAACCCCCGGGTCCACAGACTCCTGGACTGAGCCCCTTTCCCGGGAGGAAGAGGCACAAGCCCGCGGCGCCTGCTTTCCCACCGAACACATCCCCCCAGGGCCCAGCGAATGCTTCCCAAGTGCACAGAAGACACCACGGAAGGACACATGGGTTCTGTGAACCCCACAAAATTCACGACGTGGCACATAAAGgccaaacacacacgcacacaaggcTTCAGGGAGACGAGAAGggacaaacacacacgcacacaaggcTTCAGGGAGACGAGAAgggacacagacacacgcacacaaggCTTCAGGGAGACGAGAAGggacaaacacacccacacaagGCTTCAGGGAGACGAGAAGggacaaacacacacgcacacaaggcTTCAGGGAGACGagaagggacacacacacacacaaggcttCAGGGAGACGAGAAGGgccaaacacacacgcacacaaggcTTCAGGGAGACGAGAAGGGacaaacacacacgcatacaAGGCTTCAGGGAGACGAGAAgggacacacacacgcacataagGCTTCAGGGAGACGAGAAgggacacacacacgcacacaaggcTTCAGGGAGACGagaagggacacacacacacacacaaggcttCAGGGAGACGagaagggacacacacacacgcacacaaggcTTCAGGGAGACGAGAAgggacacacacacgcacacaaggcTTCAGGGAGACGagaagggacacacacacacaaggcttCAGGGAGACGagaagggacacacacacacagggcttCAGGGAGACGAGAAGGgccaaacacacacgcacacaaggcTTCAGGGAGACGagaagggacacacacacacgcacacaaggcTTCAGGGAGACGagaagggacacacacacacgcacacaaggcTTCAGGGAGACGAGAAGGgccaaacacacacgcacacaaggcTTCAGGGAGACGagaagggacacacacacacacaaggcttCAGGGAGACGAGAAGGgccaaacacacacgcacacaaggcTTCAGGGAGACGAGAAGGGacaaacacacacgcatacaAGGCTTCAGGGAGACGAGAAgggacacacacacgcacataagGCTTCAGGGAGACGAGAAgggacacacacacgcacacaaggcTTCAGGGAGACGagaagggacacacacacacacacaaggcttCAGGGAGACGagaagggacacacacacacgcacacaaggcTTCAGGGAGACGAGAAgggacacacacacgcacacaaggcTTCAGGGAGACGagaagggacacacacacacacaaggcttCAGGGAGACGagaagggacacacacacacgcacacagggcTTCAGGGAGACGagaagggacacacacacacacaaggcttCAGGGAGACGagaagggacacacacacacgcacacaaggcTTCAGGGAGACGAGAagggacaaacacacacacacacaaggcttCAGGGAGACGAGAagggacaaacacacacacacacaaggcttCAGGGAGACGAGAAgggacacacacacgcacacaaggcTTCGGGGAGACGAGAAGGGACACACAGCAAGTGCGTTCCATGTGGCACCTGGCACAGAGCTGGGCACACACCTGGCAACACCTCCAACATCTCCACCCGGGAGGCTCATCCCACAGAGAGCTTGAGGCTGTGGCCACTGCTGGTGATGGCGGAAAAGACCCCCTCACCTGGACATGCTCTGGGCCAACTAACCCACCGCCACCCAGAACGAGGATGCCCAGTGCTCACCGCTGCGAGAACAACGTGGGGTCCTGCCTGGGGGTGAGACCGAGACAACCTCTCTGCAGGGCAAACCTCAAACGCACGTCACGAGGGAACTCTTCTGTGAAGGGCCAGGGTGAAATACGCACTGGCTCAGGCTGACCAATGTGTGCTGGCTACACACAGCCCCTCGCGGCTGGGCCAGGACCTGCCCGGAGCTCCAGAAACACGGCCGGGAGTTACAAAAACACGGCCCGGAGCTATAGAAACACAGCCCAGAGTCCAGAAACACAGCCCGAAGCTCCAGAAACACGGCCCAGAGCTATAGAAACACGGCCGGGAGCTATAGGAACATGGCCCAGAGCTATAGAAATACGGCCGGAGGTGTAGAAACACGGCCCGGAGCTATAGAAACGGTCCTGAGTCCAGAAACACGGCCTGGAGCTGCAGAAACACAGCCCGGAGCTATAGAAACGGTCCTGAGTCCAGAAACACGGCCCGGAGCTGCAGAAACACAGCCCGGAGCTATAGAAACGGCCCAGAGTCCAGAAACACGGCCTGGAGCTGTACAAACACGGCCTGGAGCTACAGAAACACAGCCCGGAGCTATAGAAACGGTCCTGAGTCCAGAAACACGGCCCGGAGCTGCAGAAACACAGCCCGGAGCTATAGAAACGGCCCAGAGTCCAGAAACACGGCCTGGAGCTGCAGAAACACAGCCTGGAGCTGTACAAACACGGCCTGGAGCTACAGAAACACAGCCCGGAGCTATAGAAACGGTCCTGAGTCCAGAAACACGGCCCGGAGCTGCAGAAACACAGCCCAGAGCTATAGAAACGGTCCTGAGTCCAGAAACACGGCCCGGAGCTGCAGAAACACAGCCCGGAGCTATAGAAACGGTCCTGAGTCCAGAAACACGGCCCGGAGCTGTAGAAACACAGCCCGGAGCTATAGAAACGGTCCTGAGTCCAGAAACATGGCCTGGAGCTGCAGAAACACGGCCCGGAGCTACAGAAACACGGCCCGGAGCTCCAGAAACTTGACAGGGGCTCCAAGTGCAGCCCGGGAGCACCACACTCCAGCCACACCTCGCCCCGCTGTCTCCAATCAAAACACCACGTGGTGCTGGAGTCTGACAAGGACAGTCCATCGCTGCTGCGCACGGCACCGCACAGTCACCTGAGCAATGTCCTGGGCCGTACAACCAGCCCCGGGCAGGTGCCTCCTCACCCAAGCCCTTCAGTGGAACACATCGGGCCCCAAATGGAGCACGGTCCCAGGACACGAGGCAGAAGCAAGGCTCGGCAACAAGGCCACAGCCCACTGGTCCTGAAGGGACTCAGTGCCCAACCGGGGCGTGGACAGAGGCGGAGAAGCCACTGGTCAGAGCCATGGGAAGGTTTTCAGCCAGAGATGTCTGACTGCCAAGAGGCTGGCTTGGAAGTTACCACTCAAGAAGCCACAGGGCAGAGGGCACTGCTACAGACATGCAGAGACCCACAGAGGACGTGGGGAAGGTCTAAGGAAGGGCAGAAGGCCCCGGCACTTGGCAGCACCTGCCTGTCATGAGGGTTTGTCCCGGGTGGCAGAAGGACCTGGGTCCCTGGAGGAGGGAACCAGGAGACCCCTGGTCTCCAGGTGTCAGGGGTTCTGCTGTGGGGCCAATGCTGGACACTGAGCCAGCAGGCTCTGCTCAGAGGACACAGACTTGAAGATGAGGTGCCCAGGGCCCTGAGGTGGAATGTGAGGCAGAAACAACTACTAGAATTCAGCTTTTGCCACGTTCTTTCCCAAAGCCAGAGCCTTGTTCTTGTGGGGACAGCAAAGGGGCCCACAGCAGTCAGTAGCAGAAAATGCAGAAGACAGCAATGGGCACACGGTGAGGAGGCGGACACGGGACACGGGGCTCCAGGCCTCCAGTCGGCCGTGTGCTGTGCGCCTGCGGACCCTGAACCCCTCCCCAGATCGAGAAGCCCCCGGTGGAGCCTGGCAGTGGAGTCCGCACCTTGTTGGCCTGGATCAGGTGAAAGTTCTTTCCATGCACACGGAAGCCGTGCTCGAAGTTCCTGCACTCCTCTTCACTCCAAGCACAGAGCCCATCTGCAAACACGGCCGGGGAGAAGGGTCAGCGGCGCCCAGGGCAGGGCCGCAGCGGAAGGAAGGCCCAGGCCGGGGAGAAGGGTCAGCGGCGCCCAGGCCGGGGAGAATGGTCAGCGGGGCCCAGGGCGGGGCCGCAGCAGAAGGAAGGCCCAGGCCGGGGAGAACGGTCAGCGGTGCCCAGGGCGGGGCCGCAGCAGAAGGAAGGCCCAGGCCGCTGCTCACCGGGAGAACGGTCAGCGGTGCCCAGGGCGGGGCCGCAGCGGAAGGAAGGCCCAGGCCGCTGCTCACCGGGAGAACGGTCAGCGGTGCCCAGGGCGGGGCCGCAGCAGAAGGAAGGCCCAGGCCGCTGCTCACCTCGGATCACCTTCACGTTGAACCGCAGCCTTCGCAGGGCCTCCTCCACATTGAAGTTGCATTTCACCAACTCGTACAGCGCCTGGGGAGAGGACATGTTGGCTCTTCCATGGGCTCAGCCCAGGAGCCGACAGCAAGAACTGTCTATACCATCCAGGGAGTGGCATCAGGGGCCGTCCTCACCACCCTCCTGGGCGATGTCAGGGCCACCTACACCTCTATCCAGCGAGTGGCTTCAGGGGCCGTCCACACCACCCTCCTGGGCGATTTCAGGGCCACCTACACCTCTATCCAGGGAGTGGCATCAGGGGCCGTCCACACCACCCTCCTGGGCGATGTCAGGACCACCTACACCTCTATCCAGGGAGTGACATCAGGGGTGTCTACATCCCCTTGCAGGATACCCGGAGGCGTCTACACCTCCTCCCTGATACGTGGTTTTAATTGGCCCCCTTCTGACCTGAGTAGCTGTTCCAGTGCCCTGGCCCCCGCACACCtgacccctgccctcccctctgccctgccTGGCCCCTGGAGGCACTGGGGTGTGAGCTCTGGCCCACGCCATGGCAGCCCTCAGCCCCTCTGTCCCCGGCATGGCAGCCCCCACCTGCTCACTGTCTTTCACGGCTTCTCCCTCTGGGAGCTGAGGCCCGGCCATCTCGTGCCAACGCCGCTTCACCGCCCTGTACAGGAACTCCTCCACCTCCCTCTCAGGGAGGACGCTGGGGTCCCAGAGCAGCTGGTCTTCGTTCTCGTAGACTGCACAAGCAGAGGGCAAAGGTCAGGTTGCAGGAACCCAATCTGCACCCACACACGCCAGGACAAGCAAAGCAGCCAACTCAGCCCCTGACAGGGAGGAGGCACTGTCCGCCTTCCCTTTCCCAAGCCCTGGGCCGCCATCGCTGCGCTCCTCCTGGGCTTGGTGCTGCTGTGCTCAATTCAACTACCGAGTGGGTCCAGAGCAGGCTCTGGGCACCAGACACAGGCCTGTATCTCAACGACCAAGTGCAGGGAGCCATGAGCAGTCAGCAGGGGCGCCTGATCCAGCCAAGGGGTCAGGGGAAGCTGTGGACAGCCTAGATCTGGGGCAGGGGGATTCTGAGCAAGGACTCTGCAGAGGGGGTTCTAAGTAGTGAGACCAGTGAGGTGAGGCTGGCTTCAGGCTGCACAGCTACAAGGGCACCTGAAATGCAGAGGCCTGAGGGAGCAGCAAGGAGGCCCCCGACTCTGGATAAAGGCAGCTGAGACTCGGGCCTGTGGACAAGCGGGAGCCCCCACAGTTAGGCACTGTCGCGCTCTAACCCTGGGAGCTGAAGAGCCACGGCCAGAAGGTGCATCACCGCTGGGGAGACATCCTGCCCCCGGTAGCTGGTGTGGATGGCAGATGTGCTCACAGAGGGGAGGAAAAGTCCACGACCTCAGATGCAATTGGCTTTCGGCAAAGGGAGGGACGCAGCCTCCAGCTGTGGCGAGGGACGTGACTGGGGACAAGGCAGGGGAGAGCTCAGGGCCAGGTCTGGCAAGGCTCAAGTGCCAGCACCTCTCGATTATCCAGGAAAGAGGCACAGGATCCCAAACAAAGCAaaccaacaaataaaaaacaaaatcagtgcACGGGAAGAAATGTGAAAAACGCACTGGGGAAAACAGCTCCACACGGGAGTCTCCACTGCCGGGGGCTGACGCGGTAACTAGCTCCCAGGTTGGTGCTGTGCCCCACCAAGTAGGGGCCTCTCCCGGTCCTCATGGCCATGAGGAAAACAGGCAGACACCACAGCCACCTTTCTCCATCTCCACAGGCGACACCTGAGCCCTGCTTGGACAGAGGTGGTCTCCAAGAAAACAGCAGACCATCTCTGGAGAAAAAGAACACCACATACAGCCTAGCATGTGAAGGGTGGGAAAACACAAGGGAAAAACATTAACTGGATgtgagggctcatgcctgtaatcccagcactctgggaggctgaggtgggaggatcggttgagGCCAGAGTTTGAGACTCGcacactccatctctacaaaaaatttcaaatgtagtacaggcacgtctgtagtcccagctacggtgGGATTGAGGCTAAGGTgggactgagcccaggaggtcgaggctgcaatgagccatgattgcaccactgcactccagcctgggaaatagagcaagaccctgtctcagaataaaacaagaaaacaaggccaggcgtggtggctcacgcctgtcatcccagcactttg contains:
- the MIER2 gene encoding mesoderm induction early response protein 2 isoform X2 → MAEASSLGRQSPRVVSCLEHSLCPGEPGLQTTAVVSMGSGDHQFNLAEILSQNYSVRGECEEASRCPDKPKEELEKDFISQSNDMPFDELLALYGYEASDPISDRESEGGDVAPNLPDMTLDKEQIAKDLLSGEEEEETQSSADDLTPSVTSHEASDLFPNRSGSRFLADEDREPGSSASSDTEEDSLPANKCKKEIMVGPQFQADLSNLHLNRHCEKIYENEDQLLWDPSVLPEREVEEFLYRAVKRRWHEMAGPQLPEGEAVKDSEQALYELVKCNFNVEEALRRLRFNVKVIRDGLCAWSEEECRNFEHGFRVHGKNFHLIQANKVRTRSVGECVEYYYLWKKSERYDYFAQQTRLGRRKYVPSGTTDADQDLDGSDPDGPGRPRPEQDTLTGMRTDPLSVDGTAGGLDEPGVASDGLPSSEPGPCSFQQLDESPVVPLSHRPPALADPASYQPAVTAPEPDASPRLAVDFALPKELPLISSHVDLSGDPEETVAPAQVALSVTEFGLIGIGDVNPFLAAHPTCPAPGLHSEPLSHCNVMTC
- the MIER2 gene encoding mesoderm induction early response protein 2 isoform X1; amino-acid sequence: MERDNASSLGRQSPRVVSCLEHSLCPGEPGLQTTAVVSMGSGDHQFNLAEILSQNYSVRGECEEASRCPDKPKEELEKDFISQSNDMPFDELLALYGYEASDPISDRESEGGDVAPNLPDMTLDKEQIAKDLLSGEEEEETQSSADDLTPSVTSHEASDLFPNRSGSRFLADEDREPGSSASSDTEEDSLPANKCKKEIMVGPQFQADLSNLHLNRHCEKIYENEDQLLWDPSVLPEREVEEFLYRAVKRRWHEMAGPQLPEGEAVKDSEQALYELVKCNFNVEEALRRLRFNVKVIRDGLCAWSEEECRNFEHGFRVHGKNFHLIQANKVRTRSVGECVEYYYLWKKSERYDYFAQQTRLGRRKYVPSGTTDADQDLDGSDPDGPGRPRPEQDTLTGMRTDPLSVDGTAGGLDEPGVASDGLPSSEPGPCSFQQLDESPVVPLSHRPPALADPASYQPAVTAPEPDASPRLAVDFALPKELPLISSHVDLSGDPEETVAPAQVALSVTEFGLIGIGDVNPFLAAHPTCPAPGLHSEPLSHCNVMTC
- the MIER2 gene encoding mesoderm induction early response protein 2 isoform X10, producing the protein MPFDELLALYGYEASDPISDRESEGGDVAPNLPDMTLDKEQIAKDLLSGEEEEETQSSADDLTPSVTSHEASDLFPNRSGSRFLADEDREPGSSASSDTEEDSLPANKCKKEIMVGPQFQADLSNLHLNRHCEKIYENEDQLLWDPSVLPEREVEEFLYRAVKRRWHEMAGPQLPEGEAVKDSEQALYELVKCNFNVEEALRRLRFNVKVIRDGLCAWSEEECRNFEHGFRVHGKNFHLIQANKVRTRSVGECVEYYYLWKKSERYDYFAQQTRLGRRKYVPSGTTDADQDLDGSDPDGPGRPRPEQDTLTGMRTDPLSVDGTAGGLDEPGVASDGLPSSEPGPCSFQQLDESPVVPLSHRPPALADPASYQPAVTAPEPDASPRLAVDFALPKELPLISSHVDLSGDPEETVAPAQVALSVTEFGLIGIGDVNPFLAAHPTCPAPGLHSEPLSHCNVMTC
- the MIER2 gene encoding mesoderm induction early response protein 2 isoform X5 gives rise to the protein MWWSNELCFWNLGNTRGLTVVSMGSGDHQFNLAEILSQNYSVRGECEEASRCPDKPKEELEKDFISQSNDMPFDELLALYGYEASDPISDRESEGGDVAPNLPDMTLDKEQIAKDLLSGEEEEETQSSADDLTPSVTSHEASDLFPNRSGSRFLADEDREPGSSASSDTEEDSLPANKCKKEIMVGPQFQADLSNLHLNRHCEKIYENEDQLLWDPSVLPEREVEEFLYRAVKRRWHEMAGPQLPEGEAVKDSEQALYELVKCNFNVEEALRRLRFNVKVIRDGLCAWSEEECRNFEHGFRVHGKNFHLIQANKVRTRSVGECVEYYYLWKKSERYDYFAQQTRLGRRKYVPSGTTDADQDLDGSDPDGPGRPRPEQDTLTGMRTDPLSVDGTAGGLDEPGVASDGLPSSEPGPCSFQQLDESPVVPLSHRPPALADPASYQPAVTAPEPDASPRLAVDFALPKELPLISSHVDLSGDPEETVAPAQVALSVTEFGLIGIGDVNPFLAAHPTCPAPGLHSEPLSHCNVMTC